One Acutalibacter muris DNA window includes the following coding sequences:
- a CDS encoding helix-turn-helix transcriptional regulator yields the protein MEAVLLRQTEEEMRRTGGKALHQYGVHSTYRLHTHDFYELFLVPQGSAVHVINGQTQLLTAGSLVLIRPTDTHRYEFLNNSDFEIINIGIPCPVFLRLCEYLEIDRARFDAPPISPLRVLSGPALWDAQKKLLENQTISENETSYRHMLSVFPYLVGLFLAMPEETDRLPSWLAQLVDQMESPEHFVPGLSHMLTLARLSQEHLTRSFRRYLGVTPTEFINAKRLSYAAQLLLTQDLPVIEVGAQCGFNSQSHFYRLFTQRYGCPPRAFRETFGD from the coding sequence ATGGAGGCGGTCCTGCTGCGCCAGACGGAGGAGGAAATGCGCCGGACAGGTGGCAAGGCCCTGCACCAGTACGGTGTACACTCCACCTACCGGCTGCACACCCACGACTTTTATGAGCTGTTTCTGGTCCCTCAGGGCAGCGCGGTCCACGTAATCAACGGTCAGACCCAGCTGCTGACCGCGGGTTCCCTAGTGCTGATCCGTCCCACGGACACCCATAGGTACGAGTTCCTCAATAACAGCGACTTCGAGATAATCAACATCGGTATCCCCTGCCCGGTCTTTCTCCGACTGTGCGAATATCTGGAGATAGACAGGGCCAGGTTTGATGCTCCCCCGATATCCCCCTTGCGGGTGCTCTCCGGCCCAGCGCTTTGGGACGCCCAGAAGAAACTCCTGGAAAATCAAACCATTTCGGAGAACGAGACCTCCTACCGGCATATGCTCAGCGTGTTTCCATACCTAGTAGGGCTGTTCCTTGCAATGCCAGAGGAAACCGACCGCCTTCCCTCCTGGTTGGCTCAGCTCGTGGATCAGATGGAAAGCCCGGAGCACTTTGTCCCGGGACTTTCCCATATGCTGACACTAGCAAGGCTCTCCCAGGAGCACCTAACCCGCTCCTTCCGCCGGTATCTGGGGGTTACGCCCACAGAGTTCATCAACGCAAAACGCCTTAGCTATGCGGCGCAGCTGCTGCTCACCCAGGATCTGCCGGTGATCGAGGTTGGCGCTCAGTGCGGCTTCAACAGCCAGAGCCACTTTTACAGGCTCTTTACCCAGCGCTACGGCTGCCCGCCCAGAGCCTTCCGAGAGACCTTTGGCGACTAG
- a CDS encoding pyruvate formate lyase family protein: MSRTDLQKLREVLEFTRIYQENSGDIYLREARCLDYQLEHILVPLDEEAGIAGRYDHGFVGFSSQTGGYSVLGAGYTYYFKEFEFVNALQRCAGELTASENYALQAAQAFWKEENTSRKLDLAFARRYGYVPGKGYPAPGVGNCDCRVAGTNLDFHKLVDLGFDGLEKEIEQKIKENGDSSFYEALKLWIGSLQKACERYRRQALELAAHSTSKESRRRFLDLAGALEHLQHQPPQSFLEGVQLMWIYSVSCDLMNYGRMDDYLGPLYAGDLDAGRLTEEEGVQIILYLYKHFLEINKIHDCRVIVGGVGRRHPREADRLAVAIMEATRRFREAVPQLTLRYYTGMSEAVFHKAMEVNAEGVTFPIIYSDDTNVPAVQQVYGVGREEAEQYVPFGCGEYVLAGYSVGTPNNGINALKALDLALHNGRDSYHNVLCGPRTGELSELDGFEKLYEAVLNQLKPVMERFAEHKYLNYIVAGENAPYLHLSLLLHDCVETGKPVFEGGVRYLNASSETFGVISCADSLTAIRKLVYEEKRLSLEELVEVLDQNFEGREEIRRLCLEAPKYGNDDDIADSMAQRLFSDMGDITLEAGKKAGLHRYNIVSVNNSMSAEWGNFCSASACGRKKGDPMANANGPSIGADKCGITALLNSMSKFDNTKHVGVINNVRFTKELFTRSGDKVAAVLKAFYQNGGVQTNLCVVGREDLENAMEHPEKYQNLMVRIGGFSARFVTLNPIVQREILERTTYDA, from the coding sequence ATGAGCCGAACTGATTTACAGAAGCTTCGGGAGGTTCTGGAATTTACACGCATCTACCAGGAAAACAGCGGGGATATCTATTTGAGAGAGGCCCGCTGCTTAGACTACCAACTGGAGCATATCCTGGTGCCTTTGGACGAAGAGGCGGGAATTGCCGGACGTTATGACCATGGCTTTGTTGGATTCAGCTCCCAGACTGGGGGCTACTCTGTCTTGGGTGCCGGGTACACCTACTACTTTAAGGAGTTTGAGTTCGTAAACGCCCTGCAGCGTTGTGCCGGGGAACTGACTGCCTCCGAGAACTATGCCCTGCAGGCAGCCCAAGCCTTCTGGAAGGAGGAGAATACCTCCAGAAAGCTGGACCTGGCCTTTGCCCGCCGGTATGGTTATGTCCCGGGTAAGGGCTATCCTGCCCCGGGCGTGGGAAATTGCGACTGCCGGGTGGCGGGGACCAACCTTGACTTCCACAAGCTTGTGGACCTTGGTTTTGACGGCCTTGAAAAGGAGATTGAACAGAAGATAAAGGAAAACGGAGACTCCAGCTTCTATGAAGCTCTTAAGCTCTGGATCGGGAGCCTGCAAAAAGCCTGTGAGCGCTACCGCCGCCAGGCCCTGGAGCTGGCGGCCCACAGCACCTCCAAGGAGTCCAGACGGCGGTTCCTGGATTTAGCGGGGGCTTTGGAGCACCTCCAGCACCAGCCTCCTCAGAGTTTCCTGGAGGGCGTGCAGCTTATGTGGATCTACTCCGTAAGCTGTGATTTGATGAACTACGGCCGTATGGACGACTATCTGGGTCCGCTCTACGCCGGGGACCTAGATGCCGGACGGCTTACGGAGGAGGAGGGCGTGCAGATTATCCTATACTTATATAAGCACTTTTTGGAGATAAACAAGATCCACGACTGCCGTGTGATTGTGGGAGGCGTAGGCCGCCGGCATCCCCGGGAGGCGGACAGGCTGGCCGTTGCCATTATGGAGGCGACCCGGCGCTTCCGGGAGGCGGTGCCCCAGCTGACCCTGCGGTACTATACCGGCATGAGCGAAGCGGTGTTCCATAAGGCCATGGAGGTGAACGCCGAAGGGGTCACCTTCCCCATTATTTACTCTGACGACACCAACGTGCCCGCGGTACAGCAGGTATATGGGGTCGGCAGGGAGGAGGCAGAGCAGTATGTGCCCTTTGGCTGCGGGGAATACGTGCTGGCAGGGTACAGCGTGGGCACCCCCAACAACGGCATCAATGCCCTGAAGGCTCTGGATCTGGCCCTGCATAACGGGCGGGACTCATATCACAACGTCCTATGTGGGCCTCGAACCGGGGAGCTCTCAGAGCTTGACGGCTTCGAGAAGCTCTATGAGGCGGTTCTCAATCAGCTTAAGCCGGTAATGGAGCGATTTGCTGAGCATAAGTACCTCAACTATATAGTCGCCGGAGAGAACGCTCCCTATCTGCATCTGAGCCTGCTGCTGCACGACTGTGTGGAGACTGGAAAGCCGGTCTTTGAAGGAGGTGTACGTTACCTGAATGCTTCCAGCGAGACCTTTGGAGTAATTAGCTGTGCGGACAGCCTTACAGCCATTCGGAAACTAGTGTATGAGGAGAAACGCCTGAGCTTAGAGGAACTGGTGGAGGTCCTGGACCAAAACTTTGAAGGCAGGGAGGAGATACGCCGGCTCTGCCTGGAAGCGCCCAAATACGGCAACGACGACGACATTGCCGACAGCATGGCCCAGCGGCTTTTCAGCGACATGGGAGATATCACCTTAGAGGCAGGGAAGAAGGCAGGACTGCATCGGTACAATATTGTCAGCGTTAACAACTCCATGAGCGCTGAATGGGGCAATTTCTGCTCCGCCTCCGCCTGCGGACGGAAAAAAGGCGATCCCATGGCCAACGCCAACGGCCCCTCCATCGGCGCGGACAAATGCGGTATTACGGCGCTTCTCAACTCTATGTCTAAATTTGATAACACAAAGCATGTGGGAGTCATCAACAACGTGCGCTTTACCAAAGAGCTCTTCACCCGGTCCGGCGACAAGGTGGCGGCGGTGCTCAAGGCCTTCTACCAGAACGGCGGGGTTCAGACCAACCTGTGCGTGGTGGGCCGGGAGGACCTGGAAAACGCTATGGAGCACCCGGAAAAGTACCAGAATCTTATGGTACGCATCGGCGGCTTCAGCGCCCGGTTTGTTACCCTAAACCCCATTGTGCAGCGTGAGATATTGGAGAGGACCACCTATGACGCGTGA
- a CDS encoding glycyl-radical enzyme activating protein yields the protein MTREEKALIFDVQRFCVHDGPGIRSTVFFKGCNMRCAWCHNPESFSQRPELLFRPEKCTACGACEACPSGAHRRENGSHSFHRENCSGCGVCASLCPNGALELSGREMTVEEVMEELRKDDKYYAASGGGVTLSGGEASIWFNFVRELLDACKSQGFHTALETNGLISAERLEALIPRTDLFLFDCKHTDPEPHLHWTGAPLQPVLDSLQALDRAGAKVILRCPIIPGVNDGEAHFAALRDIRAKYASIQQVEVMAYHDVGRGKWQALGRSYAFEDLKTVPPDQKRRWQEQLSQL from the coding sequence ATGACGCGTGAAGAAAAGGCCCTGATTTTCGATGTCCAGCGCTTCTGTGTACACGATGGTCCGGGCATTCGCAGCACGGTATTTTTCAAAGGCTGCAATATGCGCTGTGCCTGGTGCCACAACCCTGAGAGCTTCTCACAAAGGCCGGAGCTACTCTTTCGCCCGGAGAAATGCACCGCCTGCGGGGCCTGTGAAGCCTGCCCTTCGGGGGCGCACCGAAGGGAGAACGGCTCTCACAGCTTTCATCGTGAGAACTGTTCTGGCTGCGGAGTCTGTGCCAGTCTCTGTCCAAATGGGGCTTTGGAGCTATCCGGCCGGGAGATGACCGTAGAAGAGGTCATGGAGGAGCTTCGAAAGGACGATAAATACTATGCCGCCTCCGGCGGCGGGGTCACGCTCTCCGGGGGAGAGGCCTCCATCTGGTTTAATTTTGTTCGGGAGCTGCTGGACGCCTGTAAGTCTCAGGGGTTTCATACGGCACTGGAAACCAACGGCCTTATCTCTGCAGAGCGCTTGGAAGCCCTGATTCCCAGGACAGATCTGTTTCTCTTTGACTGCAAGCACACGGACCCAGAGCCCCATCTTCACTGGACAGGTGCTCCTCTCCAGCCGGTACTGGACAGCTTGCAGGCTTTGGACCGGGCCGGGGCGAAGGTTATCCTACGCTGTCCAATAATCCCCGGGGTGAACGACGGTGAGGCCCATTTTGCGGCGCTTCGGGATATCCGGGCAAAGTATGCCTCAATTCAGCAGGTAGAGGTCATGGCCTATCATGACGTCGGCCGGGGCAAGTGGCAGGCGCTGGGGCGGTCCTACGCTTTTGAGGATCTAAAGACGGTCCCGCCGGACCAGAAGCGCCGCTGGCAGGAGCAGTTAAGTCAACTATGA
- a CDS encoding Gfo/Idh/MocA family protein, which yields MKTVGFIDYYLDEYHANNYPQWLKDASKGELEVRYAYGKITSPITGMTSEEWCEKHGMELVGSIEELIERSDCLNVLSPDNPEMHPELCRLPLESGKRVYVDKTFANSKREAQELFDIAERNDTPCFSASALRFAEELEPVDRARLAGLVSEGPGPLDNYAIHQIEPILALMGRAVKRVKFTGTQSLPAGVLEFADGRLSHFSHHGWDCPFAMTLDKTDASTQRIEIVSDYYHRFMKEMARFFLGEDPPVSHEDTIAVIATREALLKASVQPDEWVKL from the coding sequence ATGAAAACAGTTGGATTCATTGACTACTATCTGGATGAGTACCACGCCAATAATTACCCTCAGTGGCTCAAGGACGCCTCGAAGGGCGAGCTGGAGGTCAGGTACGCCTATGGGAAGATAACCTCGCCCATCACCGGCATGACAAGCGAGGAGTGGTGCGAGAAGCACGGCATGGAGCTGGTGGGGAGCATTGAGGAGCTCATTGAGAGGAGCGACTGTCTGAATGTGCTGTCCCCTGATAACCCTGAGATGCATCCTGAGCTCTGCCGCCTGCCTTTAGAGAGTGGCAAGCGGGTGTATGTGGACAAGACCTTCGCAAACTCCAAGCGTGAGGCCCAGGAGCTCTTTGACATTGCCGAAAGAAACGACACCCCTTGCTTCTCCGCCTCCGCCCTGCGCTTTGCGGAGGAGCTAGAGCCGGTGGACCGTGCCCGGCTGGCCGGGCTGGTTAGCGAGGGCCCCGGTCCCCTGGATAACTACGCCATCCACCAGATAGAGCCTATCCTAGCTCTGATGGGCAGGGCGGTGAAGCGGGTGAAATTTACCGGCACCCAATCCCTGCCCGCCGGGGTGCTGGAATTTGCCGACGGAAGGCTCTCTCACTTCTCCCACCACGGCTGGGACTGTCCCTTCGCCATGACCTTGGACAAGACGGACGCCTCCACCCAGCGCATAGAAATCGTCTCTGACTATTACCACAGGTTCATGAAGGAGATGGCCCGGTTCTTTCTGGGGGAAGATCCACCGGTCTCTCACGAGGACACCATTGCCGTAATTGCCACCCGGGAAGCTTTGCTGAAAGCCTCTGTTCAGCCAGACGAATGGGTGAAGCTCTAA
- a CDS encoding glycoside hydrolase family 28 protein codes for MINILDYGASGDGLTLNTGSFCKAIAAAKASGEAVLVPAGGFLTGTIDLQGVSLHLEKGAVIKGSPNREDYPIMPFHHNELGDLQALIVCLEGEDVVIDGDGVIDLNGSSFFDFSRPIIPESRVEMTQSQLEECTVEREWRPTQSIFFYKVKKLTMRDVTVLDAPCWTITVAECVNVKLTGMNIDTNLRVPNDDGIHISSCDDVIISGCNISSGDDCIAVSGITNWAKPCENLVISDCILRSCSKALVLGYIYSHVRNVVINNIIIKGSNRGLTFMCNDKGGLVENVRASNLLIDTRIQAGNWWGNGEPIFFMGVEHDSHIPPEQNPHRDTPANFRNITVQNAFCTCENAAGAVGTGDNFENVLLRDITVQMKDSENLTLKGHTFDIAPSPCICEVPENTGVYVKSAGGLSLEKVRVLPFHGTEQKILVE; via the coding sequence ATGATAAATATTTTGGACTATGGAGCCTCAGGCGACGGTCTGACTCTAAATACCGGCAGCTTTTGCAAAGCCATAGCCGCAGCTAAGGCCAGCGGCGAGGCCGTGCTGGTGCCCGCCGGAGGTTTCCTTACCGGCACCATTGATCTGCAGGGAGTGTCCCTCCATTTGGAGAAGGGCGCTGTGATCAAAGGCTCGCCTAACCGGGAGGACTACCCAATAATGCCCTTTCACCATAATGAGCTGGGCGATCTGCAGGCGTTGATAGTGTGTCTCGAAGGCGAAGATGTTGTAATAGACGGAGACGGCGTTATTGACCTTAACGGCTCGTCCTTCTTCGACTTTTCCCGCCCGATCATACCCGAAAGCCGGGTTGAGATGACCCAAAGCCAGCTTGAGGAATGCACCGTTGAGCGGGAATGGCGACCTACCCAGTCCATCTTTTTCTACAAGGTAAAAAAGCTGACCATGCGCGATGTCACCGTGCTGGACGCTCCCTGCTGGACTATAACCGTCGCTGAGTGCGTAAACGTAAAGCTTACCGGGATGAACATCGACACCAACCTTAGGGTGCCAAACGACGACGGGATACATATTTCCAGCTGTGACGATGTGATCATCTCAGGCTGCAATATCTCCAGCGGCGATGACTGTATTGCCGTCTCAGGAATCACCAACTGGGCGAAGCCCTGTGAGAACCTGGTCATATCAGACTGTATCCTACGCTCCTGCTCCAAGGCCCTCGTGCTGGGGTATATTTACAGCCATGTCCGCAATGTGGTCATTAACAATATTATAATCAAAGGCAGCAACCGCGGGCTCACCTTTATGTGCAACGACAAGGGCGGCCTTGTTGAAAATGTTCGGGCCTCAAATCTGCTTATCGACACCAGGATACAGGCAGGCAACTGGTGGGGCAACGGCGAACCCATCTTCTTTATGGGCGTGGAGCACGACTCCCATATTCCTCCCGAGCAGAACCCACATCGGGATACTCCTGCAAACTTCAGGAATATTACTGTCCAAAATGCGTTCTGTACCTGTGAAAACGCCGCTGGTGCGGTGGGCACAGGGGATAACTTTGAAAATGTCCTCCTTAGGGACATCACCGTACAGATGAAGGATTCGGAGAATCTTACCCTCAAGGGGCACACCTTTGATATCGCGCCGTCGCCCTGCATATGCGAAGTGCCGGAAAATACAGGGGTATACGTAAAATCGGCCGGAGGGTTGAGCCTTGAGAAGGTCCGCGTGCTGCCCTTCCATGGAACAGAGCAGAAAATTCTCGTAGAGTAA
- a CDS encoding extracellular solute-binding protein, translating to MKNLKKIAALLLAMALVLSLFAACGNDSGSSGSSTPESSTASGESSEEAPESSEASTSGDDGEIHPMRIVQPGNLPDEYEQGIAAVNEKLKADGVNIEVSVQRIPWDSYAEKLNLMLTTGEEFELLHVMQDVKNLSSIAGMGAIIPLDDLLEKYPDLVGRFTENEWLGAVYAGDHYAVPCSWRSFENTMSYMNLRTDVMKKVGYEEFPADSVEDVLDLMKKSQDYILEETGIKAYNWFHQNQDTAHWLHRTYDTYPFYVENSLGIILARQDGTIDSFYESEEFKKDCETYYKMYQEGLVNPDVLNIDHSAMYDEAKLGAFLPSQTFDPSEAKIIMQNTDLKDVTADWVKMCPEKPEMVYTFVQNLNAISSTSENPESGLKFLDWLYSSQENHDLFHLGTEGKYFTDEGTGMFSRTDEMKNENGDALYQLDTWMTGYMPYMRYDAATTTDEYLDYMNYKADNYVVSPIAGFLFDSSNVTTELTNLQTEIIASIYPIKIGMVPYEENIDAAIEKLKAAGLDKYLEEYRTQFAKYLEDNPDVMEIAKGSTK from the coding sequence ATGAAGAATCTGAAAAAGATCGCCGCTCTGTTGCTGGCGATGGCTCTGGTGCTGTCCCTGTTCGCCGCCTGCGGCAACGACAGCGGTAGTTCCGGCAGCTCCACACCTGAAAGCTCTACCGCCAGTGGCGAAAGCTCCGAGGAAGCCCCGGAAAGCTCCGAAGCCTCCACCAGCGGCGACGACGGGGAGATCCATCCCATGCGTATCGTGCAGCCCGGCAACCTGCCGGACGAGTACGAGCAGGGCATCGCCGCCGTCAATGAAAAGCTGAAGGCCGACGGAGTGAACATCGAGGTTTCCGTCCAGCGCATCCCCTGGGATTCCTATGCTGAAAAGCTGAACCTGATGCTTACCACCGGCGAGGAGTTCGAGCTGCTGCACGTGATGCAGGACGTGAAAAACCTGTCCTCTATCGCGGGTATGGGCGCTATTATTCCTCTGGACGACCTGCTGGAGAAGTATCCCGACCTGGTGGGCCGCTTTACCGAGAACGAGTGGCTGGGCGCTGTCTACGCCGGCGACCACTACGCTGTACCCTGCTCCTGGAGGAGCTTTGAGAACACCATGTCCTACATGAACCTGCGTACCGACGTTATGAAAAAGGTTGGTTATGAGGAGTTCCCCGCCGACAGTGTGGAGGACGTGCTGGACCTGATGAAGAAAAGTCAGGACTATATCCTTGAGGAAACCGGCATCAAAGCCTACAACTGGTTCCACCAGAACCAGGACACCGCCCACTGGCTGCACAGGACCTATGATACCTATCCCTTCTATGTTGAGAACAGTCTGGGCATAATTCTCGCCCGCCAGGACGGCACTATCGATTCCTTCTATGAGAGCGAGGAGTTCAAGAAGGACTGCGAGACCTACTACAAGATGTACCAGGAGGGTCTTGTGAACCCCGACGTGCTGAACATCGACCACTCCGCTATGTACGACGAGGCCAAGCTGGGCGCCTTCCTTCCCTCCCAGACCTTTGACCCCTCCGAGGCGAAGATAATCATGCAGAACACCGACCTTAAGGACGTCACTGCCGACTGGGTGAAGATGTGCCCTGAGAAGCCCGAAATGGTCTACACCTTCGTGCAGAATCTGAACGCCATCTCCTCCACCTCCGAGAATCCCGAGTCCGGTCTCAAGTTCCTTGATTGGCTCTATAGCAGCCAGGAGAATCACGACCTGTTCCACCTGGGCACCGAGGGCAAATACTTCACCGATGAGGGAACCGGTATGTTCTCCCGCACCGACGAGATGAAGAATGAGAATGGCGACGCTCTGTACCAGCTGGACACCTGGATGACCGGTTATATGCCATATATGCGCTATGATGCGGCCACCACCACCGACGAATATCTGGACTATATGAACTATAAGGCCGATAACTACGTGGTCTCCCCCATTGCCGGTTTCCTGTTCGATTCCAGCAATGTGACTACGGAGCTTACCAACCTGCAAACCGAGATTATTGCCTCCATCTACCCCATCAAGATAGGCATGGTCCCCTATGAGGAGAACATCGACGCGGCTATCGAGAAGCTGAAGGCCGCCGGCCTTGACAAGTACCTGGAGGAGTACCGCACCCAGTTCGCCAAGTATCTGGAGGACAACCCCGACGTTATGGAGATCGCTAAGGGCTCCACAAAGTAA
- a CDS encoding carbohydrate ABC transporter permease yields the protein MSANPAGALSARNKIKTSSSDKLAQFLIYFLVILFALVCLIPFILVIIVSFTEEKSITINGYSFFPAQWSLDAYQRLFSKSSNVPRAYQVTGLATVVGTLIASLITFGAGYTLANKQCRYRNGLSLYFYITMVFSAGMVPWYMISKMVGCYDNIWALIVPSLLFSPFNMFLVRNFVRGIPDALNESARIDGAGEVRIAFTIYLPLCMPVLATIALFYAIGYWNNYFNCVMLINDQKYYNLQMMLLKIQSEITAMQKVAQGATRSAPPKESFKMATSVITMGPIILLYPFLQKYFVKGMVIGAVKG from the coding sequence ATGTCCGCTAATCCAGCCGGCGCACTCAGCGCCCGGAACAAAATAAAGACCAGCAGTAGCGACAAGCTGGCGCAGTTTCTTATTTATTTCCTGGTGATACTATTCGCCCTGGTCTGTCTGATACCCTTTATCCTCGTAATTATCGTATCTTTTACAGAGGAGAAGTCCATCACCATAAACGGCTATTCCTTCTTCCCCGCCCAATGGTCCCTTGACGCTTACCAGCGGCTCTTCTCCAAATCCTCCAATGTGCCCAGGGCCTATCAGGTTACCGGCCTGGCAACGGTGGTGGGCACCCTGATAGCGTCGCTTATCACCTTTGGCGCGGGTTATACTCTTGCAAATAAGCAGTGCCGCTACCGCAACGGGCTGTCCCTGTATTTCTACATCACGATGGTCTTTTCCGCGGGCATGGTGCCCTGGTACATGATCTCAAAAATGGTAGGCTGCTACGATAATATCTGGGCATTGATAGTGCCCTCCCTTCTGTTCTCCCCCTTCAATATGTTCCTGGTCCGCAACTTCGTGCGGGGCATCCCGGACGCATTAAATGAGTCGGCCCGAATTGACGGAGCAGGAGAAGTGCGGATCGCCTTTACCATCTACCTTCCCCTTTGTATGCCGGTGCTGGCTACCATAGCCCTGTTCTATGCCATCGGCTACTGGAACAACTACTTCAACTGCGTCATGCTCATCAACGACCAGAAGTATTATAACCTCCAGATGATGCTGTTAAAAATACAGTCCGAAATTACCGCCATGCAGAAGGTGGCCCAGGGCGCGACCCGGAGCGCTCCCCCCAAGGAGAGCTTCAAGATGGCTACCTCCGTTATCACCATGGGGCCTATCATTCTCCTCTACCCCTTCCTCCAGAAATACTTTGTGAAGGGCATGGTAATCGGCGCGGTGAAGGGCTGA
- a CDS encoding ABC transporter permease, which translates to MMRNQTVAAPRRRINPLKELWRNKFLYLLVLPAMLYTFVFSYMSLPYMAIAFEKFNYKTGIFSEFVGLRNFEYFFKSSWAWTITRNTLVINVLFLAVGTVCAVALAIALNEVHAKRLLKVSQSFMLFPYFISWVIVSYMLQGILGTDNGLINNIIVSMGGQKVNFYANPGYWYPILLILNIWKTTGYNAIVYLAAITGIDEGLYEAAYIDGATRWKRIRYITLPLLMPTICILTLMSVGRIFYGDFGMMYAIIRDNSSLMPIAEVIDTYVYRTFKNTGDPSLSMAVGLYQSIVGFILVFTSNWIVRRHFPDGALF; encoded by the coding sequence ATGATGAGGAACCAAACAGTCGCCGCGCCCCGCCGGCGCATAAACCCCCTCAAAGAGCTCTGGAGAAACAAGTTTTTATATCTGCTGGTTCTACCGGCCATGCTGTATACTTTTGTATTCTCCTATATGTCCCTGCCGTATATGGCCATCGCCTTTGAGAAATTCAACTATAAAACCGGCATCTTCAGCGAGTTTGTAGGTCTGAGGAACTTTGAGTATTTCTTCAAGTCCAGCTGGGCCTGGACCATCACCCGAAATACTTTGGTCATAAACGTGCTCTTCCTGGCCGTGGGCACCGTATGCGCCGTGGCGCTGGCCATCGCCCTCAACGAGGTGCACGCCAAGCGCCTTTTGAAGGTCAGTCAGTCCTTTATGCTGTTCCCTTACTTCATCTCCTGGGTAATTGTCAGCTATATGCTCCAGGGCATCTTGGGTACGGACAACGGCCTTATCAACAACATCATCGTCAGCATGGGCGGACAGAAGGTCAATTTCTATGCAAATCCCGGCTATTGGTACCCTATCCTGCTGATTTTGAACATCTGGAAGACCACCGGCTATAACGCCATCGTGTATCTGGCGGCCATTACCGGCATTGACGAGGGGCTCTATGAGGCCGCCTATATAGACGGAGCTACCCGCTGGAAGCGTATTCGTTATATTACCCTGCCACTTTTGATGCCCACTATCTGCATTTTAACGCTGATGTCCGTGGGGCGCATCTTCTACGGCGACTTCGGCATGATGTACGCCATAATCCGGGACAACAGCTCCCTTATGCCCATCGCGGAGGTTATCGACACCTATGTGTACCGCACCTTCAAAAATACCGGCGACCCCAGCCTCTCCATGGCCGTTGGCCTGTACCAGTCCATTGTGGGCTTCATTCTGGTGTTCACCTCAAACTGGATTGTGCGCCGGCACTTCCCTGACGGGGCGCTGTTCTAA